Proteins found in one Coffea eugenioides isolate CCC68of chromosome 5, Ceug_1.0, whole genome shotgun sequence genomic segment:
- the LOC113769838 gene encoding receptor kinase-like protein Xa21 → MSKAMGKIHYLFLINFSLVSLAMMAAGNSNVTTDQLALLALRDRMINSEPREILAKNWSITSSVCDWIGVTCGSRHRRVTALNISKMNLTGTLPPQLGNLSFLVSLNISRNNFHGELPPELVHLRRLRYLNFRTNNLSGELPSWFGYLHKLQFLSLGNNSFSGSIPPSISNMSKLETLCLSFNSIEGTVPTEFQNLHNLKTLVVEYNPLSGPLPLHVFNISSLENIAFWNNNLYGILPDDICQRLKKLTWLNLAYNNLIGRIPSTVSQCSQLRYLSLSGNHFTGPIPMGIGNLTMLEQIHLQMNNLTGSDVKAQPLSISLD, encoded by the exons ATGAGCAAGGCCATGGGCAAAATTCACTACCTTTTCTTGATAAATTTTAGCTTAGTTTCGTTAGCCATGATGGCTGCCGGCAACAGTAATGTTACAACGGATCAATTAGCGCTTCTTGCGCTAAGAGATCGCATGATCAATTCAGAGCCTCGAGAAATCTTGGCAAAAAACTGGTCCATTACCTCCTCCGTCTGTGATTGGATAGGGGTCACCTGCGGGTCTCGACACCGCCGAGTGACTGCCTTGAATATCTCAAAGATGAACCTTACTGGTACCTTACCTCCTCAACTTGGGAACCTGTCCTTTCTGGTTTCCCTTAACATTAGCAGGAACAATTTCCATGGAGAGTTGCCCCCTGAGTTAGTTCACTTGCGCAGATTGAGATACCTTAATTTTAGGACCAACAATCTCAGTGGAGAGCTTCCCTCCTGGTTTGGTTACTTACACAAACTCCAATTCCTGTCTCTCGGAAACAATAGCTTTTCGGGTTCTATCCCGCCTTCCATCTCTAACATGTCAAAATTGGAGACGCTATGTCTGTCTTTCAATTCCATTGAGGGGACCGTTCCAACAGAATTTCAGAATCTTCATAATTTGAAGACTTTGGTTGTTGAGTATAATCCGCTTTCCGGTCCTTTGCCTCTCCATGTATTCAACATTTCCTCACTGGAAAACATTGCCTTCTGGAATAACAACCTATATGGCATTCTTCCGGACGACATCTGTCAGCGCCTTAAGAAACTTACATGGCTTAATCTAGCGTACAACAATTTGATCGGTCGAATACCTTCAACGGTGTCTCAGTGTTCACAGCTTCGGTATCTTTCCTTGTCTGGGAACCATTTCACTGGACCGATACCCATGGGAATTGGGAACCTGACAATGCTGGAGCAAATACACCTGCAGATGAACAATTTAACAG GCAGTGATGTGAAAGCCCAGCCTCTCTCTATTAGTCTAGATTAG
- the LOC113770311 gene encoding probable leucine-rich repeat receptor-like protein kinase At1g35710: protein MYIVAIGNNQDEPEIQPAIQNTTIYCYSLILCTKVICTVPACLGNITSLRYIYLSSNKFNSALPSSLGSLGDLLHLDLSSNYLSGSLPSEIGSLKAATLLNVSMNQISGIIPSTIGGTIPMEIGNPNKLKILAITNNQLFGSLPLGMFNLTALQELYLQNNNLNGIVGENGVKGALKVEFPEDYILLRVTTSYSTVKSRVRATQDEYVV, encoded by the exons ATGTACATTGTAGCAATTGGCAATAACCAAGATGAACCCGAAATTCAACCTGCCATACAAAATACAACTATTTACTGCTATAGCCTAATTCTATGTACAAAAGTTATCTGCACGGTGCCAGCATGCTTAGGGAACATTACATCTCTAAGATACATTTATCTAAGTTCCAACAAATTTAACTCTGCTCTACCTTCAAGCTTAGGGAGCCTCGGTGAtctcttgcatcttgatttgTCTTCAAACTATTTGAGTGGCTCTCTTCCCTCAGAAATCGGAAGTTTAAAGGCTGCAACACTGTTAAATGTTTCTATGAATCAAATTTCAGGGATCATCCCTAGTACAATTGGAG GGACAATTCCAATGGAGATTGGGAATCCGAACAAATTGAAGATACTGGCCATCACCAACAATCAGCTTTTCGGTTCTTTGCCGTTGGGGATGTTCAACTTGACGGCGCTTCAAGAACTATATCTTCAAAACAACAATCTAAATG GAATTGTTGGTGAGAATGGAGTAAAAGGTGCATTAAAAGTCGAATTCCCAGAAGACTATATTCTGTTACGCGTGACCACGTCTTATTCTACTGTGAAATCCAGAGTTCGTGCGACGCAAGATGAATATGTAGTTTAA
- the LOC113769836 gene encoding serpin-ZX-like — translation MDLRESISKQNDVSLALAKHVISSEAKDTNSVFSPLSLHVVLGLIAAGSKGPTQDQLLSFLKSTSTDHFSSLTSQLVTIVLADGAPSGGPRLSFANGVWIDQSLPFKPSFKKIVDEVYKAASNQVDFQNKPAEVTNEVNSWAEKGTSGLIKEILPPGSVDNTTRLIFANALYFKGEWDDKFDASKTKEHDFHLLNGSTIKVPFMTSKKKQYISAYDGFKVLCLPYKQGEDKRRFSMYFFLPDAKDGLPALLDRAGSEPGFLEHHLPRSKVEVGDFLVPKFKISFGFEASKTLKGLGLVLPFSGEGGLTEMVDSPVSRNLHVSSIFHKSFIEVNEEGTEAAAATAATISLRSLQFFNKLDFVADHPLLYFVREDMTGVVQFIGSVVNPLDS, via the exons atggaCCTGAGAGAGTCAATCAGCAAGCAAAACGACGTCTCATTGGCACTCGCAAAGCACGTCATCTCGTCGGAGGCCAAGGACACCAACTCCGTCTTCTCACCGTTGTCCCTCCACGTAGTATTGGGCCTGATTGCAGCCGGCTCCAAGGGCCCGACCCAAGACCAGCTCCTCTCTTTCCTCAAGTCCACCTCCACCGATCACTTCAGCTCTCTCACTTCTCAGCTCGTCACTATTGTCTTAGCCGACGGCGCGCCCTCCGGCGGGCCTCGCTTGTCCTTTGCTAATGGCGTCTGGATTGATCAGTCTCTGCCTTTTAAGCCTTCTTTCAAAAAGATTGTTGATGAAGTTTATAAGGCCGCTTCCAATCAAGTAGATTTTCAAAACAAG CCTGCTGAGGTCACCAATGAAGTAAATTCATGGGCCGAAAAGGGTACAAGTGGACTTATCAAAGAAATCCTTCCTCCTGGCTCTGTAGACAATACAACAAGGCTGATCTTTGCAAATGCGCTGTACTTTAAAGGAGAATGGGATGACAAGTTCGACGCATCAAAAACAAAGGAGCATGATTTTCACCTACTGAATGGCAGCACAATTAAAGTTCCCTTCATGACCAGCAAGAAGAAACAGTATATAAGTGCCTATGATGGTTTTAAAGTACTGTGTCTTCCTTATAAACAAGGTGAGGATAAGCGTCGCTTCTCCATGTACTTTTTTCTCCCAGATGCCAAGGATGGGCTGCCAGCTTTGTTGGACAGAGCTGGTTCTGAACCTGGATTCTTAGAGCATCATTTACCACGTTCAAAAGTAGAAGTTGGCGACTTCCTTGTACCAAAATTTAAGATATCCTTTGGATTTGAAGCTTCTAAAACTCTGAAGGGACTGGGGCTTGTGCTGCCTTTCTCTGGTGAAGGCGGCCTCACTGAAATGGTAGACTCCCCTGTGAGCCGGAACCTTCATGTTTCAAGCATCTTCCACAAATCCTTTATTGAGGTTAACGAAGAAGGAACAGAAGCTGCAGCTGCAACTGCGGCTACGATAAGCCTACGGTCTTTGcaatttttcaataaattaGACTTTGTAGCTGATCACCCATTGCTTTATTTTGTAAGAGAAGACATGACTGGGGTGGTGCAGTTTATTGGTAGTGTGGTTAATCCTCTTGATTCTTAA